CAGAGGCAATATATTTATACTCAATAATGGCGATATTGTTGAATTCACCGCAGAGGGAGTATCAAAAAATGGCAGGATTACTTCTGGAAGGGTCTTCATTGATGGTAAGGGTGTCGGTGATGTGAAAGATATGGTTTTGCGGGACAGACTCAGGCTTGCCCATGACGGTATAGTCTTGATACTGATTGGTATCGAGAAGCTGACAGGGAGAGTTCTTTCAGGGCCTGAGATAATCTCGAGGGGTTTTATATTTGAAGATGTCTCTCAAGAGCTTTTTGAAGAAGTTAAGGCTCTGGTTGATGATACCATAAAGTCCATGGGCCAGGAGGTAAGAACTGATATTTCTCTTGTCCAGGTAAAGCTGCGAACCACACTGAGAAAATTTTTGCTCAACAGAATGGACCGCAGGCCTATGATACTGCCTGTTGTAATTGAGGTATAAGCAGAGGTTAACTACGACAACTTATAAGTTTCGTCTTTTCTTTACATCCTTTATTATCCATATAACAAACCCGGTAATCACAATCCCTATGGCAATCGGGATTTCATATTTTTTAATATCTCCAATGAGTTCTTTAATTGTAAAGCCAAAGAAATAACCTAAAAATGTCATCAGACATGCCCATGTAAGGCAGCTTATAAACTGGAGGAGAAAATATTTATAAGGGCCCATCCTCATCAGGCCAAAGAAGGCTGCGCTAAGGAGTCTGAAACCATAAATATACTGGGAAATGAAGAGTGCAAAGATGCCGTATTTTTCAACTAATTTATTAAGTCTTGTCAGGTCTATTTTAATAAACCTGCGGAGAAAATTTATAAAGCTATCACCCTTTAAAAGGGCTAAAAGAAAAGCTGCTGTGTGACCTACATAAGAAGCAATGGTTGCTACGGTAATTATTGTTACAAGGTTAAGATGGCCGGACTGGGCAAAAAACCCACCTGCAATAAGAACACTTTCTCCTTCGAAAAAGGTGCCGATAAAGATAGCAATGTAGCCATATTCGACTACGAACTCCTCCAGAGTTAGCTCCTGCCTGTCCTATGCATGGTAAAATTTTAAAAGACTGTTTAAAACGTTGTCAAGCTCTTAGCAAAAATAGGTAGGGACAGCGACCATTTATCCCTCCTATTTTAGGTATTCCTTCAGATGCCTCCCTGTGTATGACCCTTTGACCTCTGCTACTTTCTCCGGTGTCCCCTCTGCAACTATCCTTCCTCCTTCATCTCCGCCTTCAGGGCCGAGGTCTATAATCCAGTCAGCGCACTTTATAACATCTAAATTGTGTTCAACCACAAGGACTGTATTACCGGCATCCACAAGGTCATTTAAGACCTTCAGCAGTTTTTTAATATCCTCTGGATGAAGGCCAACTGTTGGCTCATCAAGGATATAAAGGTAATCCCACCTGTTTGAAACTCCAAGCTCGGCGCAGATCTTAAGTCTCTGGGCCTCTCCTCCGGATAGTGTTGTGGCAGGTTGCCCGAGCCTGAGGTAACCCAGGCCCACTGATGCCATAATTTTCAGTCTGTTCGTAAGCGCAGGTATACCCGAGAAGAACTCAAGTGCCTCGTCAACTGTAAGCTCAAGTATCTGATGAATATTTTTGCCGTTATAACTGATGTTCAAGACCTCCTGCTTGTATCTCCTGCTTCCACATTCCTCGCATTTCACATAGAGGTCTTCAAAGAAGTACATCTCGAGCCTCTGAAAGCCCGCTCCCTTACATGTCTCACAGCGGCCACCAGGCGTATTAAAGGAAAAATGCCCCGGGCCGAAACCGAGGTCTTTTGCCCCTGGCTGCTCGGCAAAGAGTTTTCTTATTGAATCAAATGCCTTGATATATGTGACCGGGTTTGACCTCGGGCTGCGGCCGACAGGGCTCTGGTCAATAATCTTCACACCCTTTAAGTAATCAACTCCCTCAATGCTATCAAATAAGCCGGGGCTTTCAAAAGCGATTTTGAATGCCCTGGCAAGGGCCCTGTAAATTGTGTCCTCAACAAGGGTGCTTTTGCCAGAACCAGAGACCCCTGTTATGCATGTAAGGGTTTGAAGCGGTATTGTCACATTTATGTTTTTTAAATTATTTCTGCTGGCCTTATTTATGCGAAGAACCCTTCCGCTTCCCTTCCTTCTCTTTTTGGGCAGTGGTATGGCCTCAGTCCCCTTGAGATATTTTGCAGTCAATGTATTAGTTTTTAGAAATTCTGCTTTCCAGCCTGAAAAAAGGACATTGCCGCCCATGTGGCCTCCGCCCGGGCCAAGCTCTACAATCCAGTCCGAAGAATCAATAACAGTCCTGTCATGCTCCACAGCAATGATCGTATTTCCAATGTCCGAGAGCTCCCGCATTATCTCGGTAATCCTTCTGACATCTCTTGGATGTAGCCCTACAGTCGGCTCGTCTAAAACATAGAGGGTGCCTGTCAGTTTTGATGCAAGCTGGTTTGCAAGGTTAATCCTCTGGGATTCTCCTCCTGAAAGGCTTTTTGAAAGCCTGTCAATAGTGAGGTAACCAAGTCCGACCCTCAGGAGAAAGTCCAGCTTGAGATTAATCTGCCTTAATATCTCCACTGATATTTCTTTTTCGTATTCTGTAAGGTGCAGTTTTAAAAAGTAATCACTTAATGTGGTTACAGCCATTTTTGAAAGCTCTGCAATGTTAAGGCCACCTATCCTGAATGCAAGGGCTTCTGGTCTCAGCCTTGTGCCGCCGCAAACTTTACAGGTCACTGCCTTTCTATACCTGCTCAGGAATACTCTTACATGAAGTTTATAACGTCTGCCCTCTAATTCTTTAAAAAAATCCCGCAATCCATAAAAATCTGCTGTCCCTTGAAAAATCAGTTTCTTTGCCTTCTCCGACAAATCCTTATAAGGTTTTACTATATCAATACCATGAACCTTTGCCCCCTTCATGAGCTGCCTTTGCCACCATCTGTAAGAGGGCTTGCTCCAGGGCTCTATAGCCCCATCCTTAATAGAACGGTCAGCGTCAGGGACTATCAAGTCTTCTGAATATTCGAGGGTATTGCCAAAACCCTTGCACTCAGGGCATGCGCCGAGGGGGTGGTTAAAAGAAAAAAGCAGGGGCTGGGGCTTTGTTATTTCTGTATTACAGTCAAAGCACCTGAGTTCTGCTGAGAAAATAAAGAGTCCTCTGCCGAGGACCTCGACTTTTATCCTTCCTTTCCCTTCCCTCCAGACTATTTCAATGGAGTCAGAAAGGCGGGGTTTATCACTGATAATGAGTCTGTCGAGAATTACCTCCACAGGGCCGTGCATATCAGGAGGAATTTCAGTAATTTCTCCATTTACCCTGAACCTGTGAAAGCCTCTCCTGCTTAGCTCCTCAGGTGTATCTTCGGAGTCAAAAATTATTAATGCCCTTTCTCCCGAATAGTTTTTTACAAGTTCCTCAACTATTGCCGATGGATTCCATGCCCTGAGCTCCCTGCTGCACTTTGGGCAGTGTGGTCTTGCTATCTTTGAATAAAGGAGCCTCAGATAATCATAGATTTCTGTGGCTGTTCCTACAGTAGAACGTGAGCCCTTTACTGGATTTCGCTGCTCAAGGGCAATAGCAGGCCTTATATTGTAGATACCTTCGACATCCGGCCTGTCGAGTTTTTCAAGGAAAAGCCTTGCATAGGTCGAAAGGGACTCTATAAAGCGCCAGTGACCTTCTGCGAAGATTGTATCAAATGCAAGGGAAGACTTCCCTGAGCCAGAAACACCGGTAACAGCAATAACCTTGTTATGGGGCAGGCACAGGTTTATATTCTTCAGGTTATTCTGTTTTGCCCCTTCTATAATAAGTTCGTCCCTGGACATCTATACATTTTAACAAAACGAGGAAAATAGTTTCCTCCCTCCCCTTGAGGGGGGAATAATAGAGTTCCCTCTCCCCTGGTGGGAGAGGCACAAAACAAATTCCCCTCTCCCCTCGTGGGAGAGAGGGTTAGGGTGAGGGGGAGCGGTTTATTTATATAAACCAATCTGGTAGAATTCTTTAAACATCATGCTCGATATTAAATTTGTAAGGAACAATATTGACAAGCTCAGGGATGCCCTTTTAAAGAGAGGGCTTGCGGAAGCTGACTTTGACGGTTTTCTCAAACTCGAGGCAGAAAGGCGAAATATATCGAAAGAAACTGAGGAACTGAGAAATAAGCGAAACACAACCTCTAAGAAAATTGGCGACCTGAAAAAACAGGGGAAGGATGTCGAGCCCCTGATGTCAGAGATGAGGGCGCTTGGAGATACACTTTCCAGTCTTGAGGGAAGACTCGATGAACTCGAAGCAAAGACCAGGGATTTTCTCCTGATGACCCCCAACATCCCTCATGAATCAGTCCCTGTCGGTCAAGATGAGACAGGCAATGTAGAGATACGGCGATGGGGTAAGATACCCGAGTTTTCCTTTGAACCTAAAAACCACTGGGACATCGGAGAGAGCCTTGGAATCCTGGACTTTGACAGGGCATCAAAGATAGCAGGTGCAAGGTTCGCCCTTTATAAAGGCCCTGGCGCAAGTCTCGAACGTGCTTTAATAAACTTCATGCTCGACCTCCACACAAGGGAGCACGGCTATACAGAAGTCTTTCCTCCAATCCTTGTAAACCGCGAAAGCATGACAGGGACAGGGCAGCTTCCAAAATTTGAATATGAGCTCTTCAGGGTTGACGGCGGAAATCTTTATTTGATTCCAACAGCAGAAGTTCCACTGACGAATATTCACAGGGAGGAGATCCTCGATGAAAAAGCACTGCCTATTTATTACACCGCATATACCCCATGCTTCAGGCGAGAGGCAGGCTCTTATGGGAAGGATACGAGAGGGCTTATAAGACAGCATCAATTTAACAAGGTTGAACTTGTAAAGTTTGCAAGGCCAGAAAACTCTTACGATGAGCTTGAGTCTCTCACAAAAGATGCTGAGGAGGTTCTGAAAAGGCTTGGGCTGCCTTACCGCGTTGTTGCTCTGTGCACAGGAGACCTCGGATTTTCAGCAGCAAAGACCTATGACATTGAGGTATGGCTTCCTGGACAGGGGCGTTATAGAGAAATTTCATCCTGTTCAAATTTCGAGGACTATCAGGCAAGGAGGGCAAACATACGATATCGCCCGGAAGGTAAAAAGGGCACAGAATTTGTCCATACACTGAATGGCTCTGGCCTTGCCATTGGAAGGACACTATTGGCCATCCTCGAGAACTACCAACAGGAAGACGGTTCTGTTATACTACCAGAGGCACTGAGACCTTATATGAAGATGGATAAGATAGTTAGGAGTTAAGCGTGAAAAGTGAAAAGTTCTTAATTCATAACTTATAACTCTTAACTTTCACCTTTTAACTTTCAACTGTAGTTAAATTGGAGGGGTGGCCGAGTGGACGATGGCGGCGGTCTTGAAAACCGCAGGCCGAAAGGCCCGTGGGTTCGAATCCTACCCCCTCCGCCAGTAGAGACAGTTAAGAGTCGAGAGTTGTAGGCTAAATTCATGGGTTATTTTTGTCTGAAAAAAGACTGTTTCTTAAAGCTTCTGGAATCTCCCTGCCTTTACGATGTGACCACGGATGAGCTTTACGAGCTTGACCTCGACTCACTGGAATTTCTAAAAAAGTGCTCAGAAGGCAAGGCCCTACATCCGGGTGGCAATAAAGAGATTGTAGATTTCTGCCTCGCAGAAGGCCTAATTTCAATAGAAGAACGGCCAGGGATTGTTGATTCCCCAGTTCAACAGTCGCCAGTTCCATCCCTCAGGTATCTTGAGCTTCAGATTACAAACAGGTGCAATCTCCGCTGCGGCCATTGTTATCTTGGAAAGCCCGGAGAAATTGATCTCGGCCTTAAAGAAATTAAAAATATACTTGAGGAGCTTGAGGCAATGCAGGGCCTGAGGTTACTCCTCTCAGGAGGAGAACCGTTACTCCATCCGGAATTCTGGAAAATAAATGATCTGCTTCCAGAATTTGCTTTAAGGAGTGTGCTGCTTACAAACGGCACTTTACTGAATACGAAAACAGTCCGCAGACTGAATGTCCACGAAATACAGGTGAGCCTGGACGGACTCGAAGATGGCCATGATTTTCTGAGGGGTAAAGGGACTTTTAAAAAAGCCCTTCACGGGATAACTAATGCAAAGGAGGCTGGCATAAATGTTTCAGTAGCCACAATGGTGCATGTCGGAAATCTTGATGAATTCGATGGACTCGAATCACTGCTAAAAAATTTCGGTATCAGAGACTGGACTGTTGATGTGCCGTGCATTCTCGGCAACTTAAAAGACAATCCTGGTCTTATAGTGCCGGCAGAGGCTTCGTCTGTTTATTTGAATTATGGTTTTGGCAAGACGCTTCATAATTGTGACACAGAAAATTATGCCTGTGGTGCACATCTCATGGCAGTTATGGCTGATGGAACAGCCGCCAAGTGTGCCTTTTTTGCAGATGCCCCTGCAGCAGGAAACATTAAAGATGGCCTCCGGGCTTGCTGGCAGAATATAAAGAAATTTGACCTCGATGAACTCAGGTGCGACTGCGATATGATTGATGAATGTCGCGGTGGCTGCAGGTACAGGGCATTTCTATATGGAGATATTTTAGGGAAAGACCTCGTCAAATGTTATGCCTATGGTATAATTAAAGAAAAGCCTGACATGAAGCCATGGCTATCTTGCGGAAAGGGGGTAAAGGTATGATTAAGAAAGTATTAAAGAAGCTTTTGAATACCTGTAAGTGCAAAGGCTCCTGTTAAGATGATAGGCATTTATATTTAGAATCAGGGGTTAGTAAAAAACTGGCCCCTTTTTTTATTTTATAAGGTTCAAAGATTCAAGGGGTCGAGGGGTCAAGGAAAAGATGAAGCGTTTTGTCGTACAGGAGCACCACGCACGCCATCTGCACTGGGATTTCCGTCTTGAAAAAGAAGGGATTCTTAAAAGCTGGGCTGTGCCAAAAGGCCCGCCTGAGAAAAAGGCGATTAAAAGGCTTGCTGTTCAGGTTGAGGACCATGAGCTGAGTTATATTGACTTTGAAGGCACAATAGCCGAAGGTCTTTATGGTGCGGGCACTGTAAAAATCTGGGATAAAGGCATATACACCATGGAATCAGAATCCCTAAAACGCCTGGTATTTGAATTAAAAGGCAGACGGTTGACTGGTAAATACGCCCTCGTCCACCTGAGAGAAAATCAGTGGCTCCTGATGAAGCTCGAATAGAAATAAAATATAATTCACATGCCCACACTTTATCTTATAGACGGTAACTCTTATATATACAGGGCCTTTTACGCTATCAGGGGGCTCACGAATTCTAAGGGGTTTCCTACCAATGCCATTTATGGCTTTACGAACATGCTCCTTAAAATCCAGAGAGAAAAACAGCCTGATTTTATCGCTGTTGCCTTTGACTCGCCTGTGCCTACAAAGAGGCATATTGTCTATGAGGCATACAAGGCCCAGAGGCCAAAGATGCCGGATGAGCTAAGGCAGCAGATACCTTACATAAAAGAGATAGTTTCTGCCTTTAAGATTCCAATAATAGAATTGGAAGGCCTTGAGGCTGATGACATCCTCGGTTCAATCGCAAAAAAAGCAGAGTCTGAAAATATTGAGACCTATATAGTTACATCTGACAAAGACACGTATCAGCTCCTGAGCCCGAGGGTCAAGGTTTATGACAGCATGAGAGATAAGGTTATAGGCGAAAAAGAAATCAGCGAGCGTTTCGGGGTTGAGCCAAAGAGAATCCCTGAGGTAATGGCCCTGATGGGTGATGCAATAGATAATATCCCCGGAGTGCCCGGGATCGGTGAAAAAACCGCAGTTGCACTTTTAAAGGAATTTGGAAGCCTTGATAAAATAATAAAAGACCATTTAAAGATTAAGCAGCCTAAGCTCAGGGCCAGTGTCTCTGAAAATATAGAGAACATTAAATTAAGTCTTGCCCTCGCAACCCTCGACACCACTGTCCCTCTGGAAATATCAGTAAGAGAGCTTACGCCAGAAGAGCCTGACTGGGCAGAGCTTTTAAGGCTTTTCAGGGAATTTGAATTCGGAAGACTCCTGAAACTCATACCCGAACAGCGAACCACCGAGAAGTATCTAAGTATTCTCGATAAGCATAGTCTAAGAGATGTAATAAATAATATAAAAGCTGAGGTTGTAATCGATACAGAGACCACAGGAAAAGACCCGATGAGGGCATCCCTTGTTGGAATATCGCTTTCGACTGATGGCAGTGAATGCTATATACCTGTCGGGCATTTTTATTCAGGCGCTCCAGAGCAGCTTCAGAAGGACTATGTATTGAAAGAATTAAAGGCAATACTCGAGAATCCTGAGATTAAGAAAATCGGCCACAATATAAAATACGACCTTGTGGTCCTCAGAATGGAAGGAGTAGAACTAAAAGGCATTGGATTTGATACAATGCTCGCCTCTTATCTGTTGAACCCGAATAAGCCAAATCACAGCCTTGAGGATGTTGCCCTGAATTATCTCGCCGTCAAAAAAATTTCCTTTGACGAGGTCTTTGGTAAGGGGAAAAAAGACTTCAGCGAGGTCTCTATAGAGGATGCAACTAAGTACTCGGCAGAGGATGCTGCTGTTACAGCAAAACTGAAAAAGGTCCTTGAGCCATCCATTAAAGAGCAGGGCCTTGACACTCTATTTTATGAGCTTGAGCTGCCCCTGATAGATGTTCTGGCAGATATGGAAATGGCAGGAGTAAAGATTGATATGGCTCTTATGGCTGCTATGTCAAAAGAGCTTGAGAGGGAGCTTGATGGCCTGCAGAGGAGGATATACTTCCTTGCTGGAGGTGAGTTTAACATAAATTCTCCAAAACAGCTTCAGGAGGTTCTTTTTGAGCGTATGGGGCTGAGGGCGATTAAAAAGATAAAGACTGGCTATTCCACAGATGTAGGGGTGCTTGAGGAGCTTGCTCTGGAGCATGAACTGCCCAGAGAAATTCTCGAGCACAGGTCTTTAAGCAAATTAAAGAACACCTATGTCGATGTCCTGCCGAGGATTATAAATCCCAGAACAGGAAGGCTCCACACATCCTTCAATCAAACAGTAACAGCAACAGGAAGGCTTAGCAGCTCTGAGCCGAACTTGCAGAATATTCCAATAAGAGGAGAGTGGGGAAGGAGGATAAGGGCAGCCTTTATATCAGAGAGCAGACACCTGCTCATGTCTTCTGATTATTCCCAGATAGAGCTCAGGCTCCTTGCCCACCTCAGTCAGGACGCCGGGCTTCTCGATGCCTTCAGGGCAGATGGAGACATTCACACAAAGACCGCATCAGAGCTATTCGGAGTTTCTCCTGAAGCTGTGACTCCTGAGATGAGAAGGAGGGCAAAAACAGTTAATTTTGGCATTATCTATGGAATAAGTCCCTACGGGCTGTCACAGGAATTGGGGATTACCCCTCAGG
This is a stretch of genomic DNA from Nitrospirota bacterium. It encodes these proteins:
- the uvrA gene encoding excinuclease ABC subunit UvrA, translated to MSRDELIIEGAKQNNLKNINLCLPHNKVIAVTGVSGSGKSSLAFDTIFAEGHWRFIESLSTYARLFLEKLDRPDVEGIYNIRPAIALEQRNPVKGSRSTVGTATEIYDYLRLLYSKIARPHCPKCSRELRAWNPSAIVEELVKNYSGERALIIFDSEDTPEELSRRGFHRFRVNGEITEIPPDMHGPVEVILDRLIISDKPRLSDSIEIVWREGKGRIKVEVLGRGLFIFSAELRCFDCNTEITKPQPLLFSFNHPLGACPECKGFGNTLEYSEDLIVPDADRSIKDGAIEPWSKPSYRWWQRQLMKGAKVHGIDIVKPYKDLSEKAKKLIFQGTADFYGLRDFFKELEGRRYKLHVRVFLSRYRKAVTCKVCGGTRLRPEALAFRIGGLNIAELSKMAVTTLSDYFLKLHLTEYEKEISVEILRQINLKLDFLLRVGLGYLTIDRLSKSLSGGESQRINLANQLASKLTGTLYVLDEPTVGLHPRDVRRITEIMRELSDIGNTIIAVEHDRTVIDSSDWIVELGPGGGHMGGNVLFSGWKAEFLKTNTLTAKYLKGTEAIPLPKKRRKGSGRVLRINKASRNNLKNINVTIPLQTLTCITGVSGSGKSTLVEDTIYRALARAFKIAFESPGLFDSIEGVDYLKGVKIIDQSPVGRSPRSNPVTYIKAFDSIRKLFAEQPGAKDLGFGPGHFSFNTPGGRCETCKGAGFQRLEMYFFEDLYVKCEECGSRRYKQEVLNISYNGKNIHQILELTVDEALEFFSGIPALTNRLKIMASVGLGYLRLGQPATTLSGGEAQRLKICAELGVSNRWDYLYILDEPTVGLHPEDIKKLLKVLNDLVDAGNTVLVVEHNLDVIKCADWIIDLGPEGGDEGGRIVAEGTPEKVAEVKGSYTGRHLKEYLK
- the polA gene encoding DNA polymerase I, producing MPTLYLIDGNSYIYRAFYAIRGLTNSKGFPTNAIYGFTNMLLKIQREKQPDFIAVAFDSPVPTKRHIVYEAYKAQRPKMPDELRQQIPYIKEIVSAFKIPIIELEGLEADDILGSIAKKAESENIETYIVTSDKDTYQLLSPRVKVYDSMRDKVIGEKEISERFGVEPKRIPEVMALMGDAIDNIPGVPGIGEKTAVALLKEFGSLDKIIKDHLKIKQPKLRASVSENIENIKLSLALATLDTTVPLEISVRELTPEEPDWAELLRLFREFEFGRLLKLIPEQRTTEKYLSILDKHSLRDVINNIKAEVVIDTETTGKDPMRASLVGISLSTDGSECYIPVGHFYSGAPEQLQKDYVLKELKAILENPEIKKIGHNIKYDLVVLRMEGVELKGIGFDTMLASYLLNPNKPNHSLEDVALNYLAVKKISFDEVFGKGKKDFSEVSIEDATKYSAEDAAVTAKLKKVLEPSIKEQGLDTLFYELELPLIDVLADMEMAGVKIDMALMAAMSKELERELDGLQRRIYFLAGGEFNINSPKQLQEVLFERMGLRAIKKIKTGYSTDVGVLEELALEHELPREILEHRSLSKLKNTYVDVLPRIINPRTGRLHTSFNQTVTATGRLSSSEPNLQNIPIRGEWGRRIRAAFISESRHLLMSSDYSQIELRLLAHLSQDAGLLDAFRADGDIHTKTASELFGVSPEAVTPEMRRRAKTVNFGIIYGISPYGLSQELGITPQEAKMFIDKYFERHSGVRQYIDTLIRDAKEKGYVETILCRRRAIPELRSPNKTTRQLGERLAVNSPIQGSAADIIKCAMLNIWRRIKMEGLKTKMLLQVHDELLFEVPEDEVDRANALVKEEMEKAAGLSVPLKAELGLGRSWAEAH
- the serS gene encoding serine--tRNA ligase translates to MLDIKFVRNNIDKLRDALLKRGLAEADFDGFLKLEAERRNISKETEELRNKRNTTSKKIGDLKKQGKDVEPLMSEMRALGDTLSSLEGRLDELEAKTRDFLLMTPNIPHESVPVGQDETGNVEIRRWGKIPEFSFEPKNHWDIGESLGILDFDRASKIAGARFALYKGPGASLERALINFMLDLHTREHGYTEVFPPILVNRESMTGTGQLPKFEYELFRVDGGNLYLIPTAEVPLTNIHREEILDEKALPIYYTAYTPCFRREAGSYGKDTRGLIRQHQFNKVELVKFARPENSYDELESLTKDAEEVLKRLGLPYRVVALCTGDLGFSAAKTYDIEVWLPGQGRYREISSCSNFEDYQARRANIRYRPEGKKGTEFVHTLNGSGLAIGRTLLAILENYQQEDGSVILPEALRPYMKMDKIVRS
- a CDS encoding radical SAM protein gives rise to the protein MGYFCLKKDCFLKLLESPCLYDVTTDELYELDLDSLEFLKKCSEGKALHPGGNKEIVDFCLAEGLISIEERPGIVDSPVQQSPVPSLRYLELQITNRCNLRCGHCYLGKPGEIDLGLKEIKNILEELEAMQGLRLLLSGGEPLLHPEFWKINDLLPEFALRSVLLTNGTLLNTKTVRRLNVHEIQVSLDGLEDGHDFLRGKGTFKKALHGITNAKEAGINVSVATMVHVGNLDEFDGLESLLKNFGIRDWTVDVPCILGNLKDNPGLIVPAEASSVYLNYGFGKTLHNCDTENYACGAHLMAVMADGTAAKCAFFADAPAAGNIKDGLRACWQNIKKFDLDELRCDCDMIDECRGGCRYRAFLYGDILGKDLVKCYAYGIIKEKPDMKPWLSCGKGVKV
- a CDS encoding DedA family protein gives rise to the protein MEEFVVEYGYIAIFIGTFFEGESVLIAGGFFAQSGHLNLVTIITVATIASYVGHTAAFLLALLKGDSFINFLRRFIKIDLTRLNKLVEKYGIFALFISQYIYGFRLLSAAFFGLMRMGPYKYFLLQFISCLTWACLMTFLGYFFGFTIKELIGDIKKYEIPIAIGIVITGFVIWIIKDVKKRRNL
- a CDS encoding 3'-phosphoesterase; its protein translation is MKRFVVQEHHARHLHWDFRLEKEGILKSWAVPKGPPEKKAIKRLAVQVEDHELSYIDFEGTIAEGLYGAGTVKIWDKGIYTMESESLKRLVFELKGRRLTGKYALVHLRENQWLLMKLE